The region ATACGACCCGGCGGCGTGGGAAGAGACCCCGACCGCGCCGTTCCCGGCGGTGGACCCGCCGGCGCCCGAGCCCGACCCGGTCGGCGAACAGCTGGCCGAACCGCGGCCGGCACCCGGTTTGACCGCGGCTGCATCTGGGGGCATGACGCAGGACGCGGCGTTGCCGATCGACGTCGACGGGCTGCATCCCGAGAGCCTAGACCCCGCAGAGCCGGCGCCAGAGCGCGATCACGCGGCGCACCTCTAGCTGCGTCTCCGCGTACGGCGGGACGCCGCCGTACCGGTCGACCGCGCCGGCGCCGGCGTTGTACGCCGCGATCGCCCGCACGTACCGCTCTTGAGGCGGCAGCGCGCGGTACCGGGCCAGCAACCCGGCCAGGTGCACCACGGTGCCGTGCAAGTTCGCCTCGGCGTCGTCCGGGTCGACGCCTAGTCCGGCCGCCGTCCCCGGCATGAGCTGCCCGAGCCCGCGCGCGCCGGCCGGCGAGACCGCGCCGGGATCCCATGCCGACTCGACGGCGACCAGCGCCACGACCAGCCGCGCGTCGATCCGCGCCGCATCCGCTTCCGAGACGACGCGCCCGGCAAGCCGGAGCGCGTGCGCGTCGTCGAGCGCCGGATGAAACGCGCGCAGCGCGGACGCGTACGCGAGCAGCGCCGAAGCGAAGAAAGAGCGGACCACACCGAATGCGTGCCCGCCCTTGTCTGGCCTTAATTGCAACATGGTCGCGGACCGAGCGCAGGAACATCGTGCCGATCCACGATGTTCCTTGCGAGGTCGGACCGGGGGCCCCACGCAACGCGTGGGGGGCGCGCAGCCCGGGGCGGAGCGCCTTTAGATGTTGAAGTTCTGCCGGAGCTCGCTGATGCGCTGCTCCAGGACGCCGCGGACTTGGCGGTGCAGCCGGTCCTTCTGCTCGTCGGGGAGGCGCTGGTAGACCAGGTAGCCGGCAGCCGAGATGATTCCGCCGAGCACCCCCACGAGGATGGTGCGTCCGGCATCGGTGTTCGCGCCGCCGGGCTGGCCGGCGCCGGGCTGAATCTCGCCGTTGAGAGGTTTGCTCGCTTCGGTCATCGTGGGGTTCCTTTCGACGCCGGTGTACCCGGTTTCTGCACCCCGGCTACTCGCTCGCGCCGGCAGGCTCGGATTCGCGCACGCAGCGCACGAAGCGCCGGTACTCTTCCTGGCTGGCGATCTGCTCGATCGCCAGCTCCGCCGTGGCAACGATCGCCCGGACGTCGTCACGGCCGCGGACGTCGACCGGCCAGCGCATCAGGAAGTCGGCCTCCTCGCGGTGGCCGCTCACCGGGACGTGGGCGACGTCGGTCAGCCCGACCCAGGCCGCCTGCAGCAGCGCCGAGACCGCCGCGCAGACGACGTCCTCACCGTGCTCGGCCTGCCCCGCGTGCCCGCTGGAAAAAATCGAGGACAGCCGGTCACGGCTGTCCCTGCGAAAGCGAACTTCGATCATGCGCGCGCGGACCGCGAACCCACTAAGGGAGCGCGATCTTGTCGATCCGGACCTCGGCGTAGCGCTGGCGGTGGCCGTTCAGCTTGCGGACACGCTTCTTCGGCTTGTACTTGAAGACCAGGATCTTCTTGTCTTTGGCTTGGCGGAGCACCGTGCCGGTCACCGTCGCGCCGCTCACGAGCGGGCTGCCGATCGACACGTCGTCCCCGTTCGCCGCCAGGACGATGCGGTCGAAGGTGACCGAGGAGCCGACTTCGGTCTCGATGAGATCGGTCCGGATGACGTCGCCTTCGGACACGCGGAACTGCTTGCCGCCGGTCTCAACGATCGCGTACATAACCACGGAACTTTATCACGCGCCGGGCGGCCCGTCAACGCGCTAGGTCGCTCCGGGTGCATCCAC is a window of Candidatus Eremiobacterota bacterium DNA encoding:
- a CDS encoding lytic transglycosylase domain-containing protein; translated protein: MLQLRPDKGGHAFGVVRSFFASALLAYASALRAFHPALDDAHALRLAGRVVSEADAARIDARLVVALVAVESAWDPGAVSPAGARGLGQLMPGTAAGLGVDPDDAEANLHGTVVHLAGLLARYRALPPQERYVRAIAAYNAGAGAVDRYGGVPPYAETQLEVRRVIALWRRLCGV
- a CDS encoding ribosomal-processing cysteine protease Prp, encoding MIEVRFRRDSRDRLSSIFSSGHAGQAEHGEDVVCAAVSALLQAAWVGLTDVAHVPVSGHREEADFLMRWPVDVRGRDDVRAIVATAELAIEQIASQEEYRRFVRCVRESEPAGASE
- the rplU gene encoding 50S ribosomal protein L21, producing the protein MYAIVETGGKQFRVSEGDVIRTDLIETEVGSSVTFDRIVLAANGDDVSIGSPLVSGATVTGTVLRQAKDKKILVFKYKPKKRVRKLNGHRQRYAEVRIDKIALP
- a CDS encoding twin-arginine translocase TatA/TatE family subunit, with the translated sequence MLSIPDMAILGAAALLFFGPEQLPKVARKAGHVMREIQNTSQSFIREMERAADIADESAAKPYEPPPYEPAPYDAPTYDPAAWEETPTAPFPAVDPPAPEPDPVGEQLAEPRPAPGLTAAASGGMTQDAALPIDVDGLHPESLDPAEPAPERDHAAHL